Proteins found in one Aethina tumida isolate Nest 87 chromosome 1, icAetTumi1.1, whole genome shotgun sequence genomic segment:
- the LOC126264139 gene encoding histone acetyltransferase KAT6B-like, with product MTDNVTNHFIDGSFHIFVISISSFYVNYKRNVMMAATIGRESSSKDWKHCSSCGRVLVVDLAPAPKEVEEITYSLIFRNATTSVERCCKFQAKRAGTNVQDYFYKTVSTSTEDLSSSSSADDTVTVTMTASHVPQDDLRPMEAASMQKKTSFKVNSDENLTQTNRLTAHWENGKDDSFENEFFSTEDEEGEEEEDEDDEDEKEEVEQEETEEEENEKVYTKENNSLDDEVRLEGSSNLYGTGESVDEFLPEETNPADLEEQHGMTDSDMLLRPSESQQKIIQDNLEKINQYRNIIALQPSELHLVTAEGKKSMVFTEVSNDLDEKQYLVKPVLEKEEKSGCCGKFGNKCRRLFKKNKNKSSI from the exons ATGACAGACAACGTCACAAATCATTTCATCGACGGTTCCTTTCATATTTTcgtaatttcaatttcatcattttacGTAAATTATAAACGCAATGTGATGATGGCGGCAACGATCGGAAGAGAATCGAGTTCAAAGGATTGGAAACATTGCAGTAGTTGCGGAAGAGTCTTAGTCGTGGACTTGGCACCTGCTCCGAAGGAAGTCGAAG AAATAACTTACTCGTTGATATTTCGGAACGCCACTACAAGTGTGGAAAGGTGTTGTAAATTCCAAGCGAAGCGAG CCGGAACGAACGTACAAGACTACTTTTACAAGACGGTCTCGACCAGTACCGAGGAtttgtcgtcgtcgtcgtcggcCGATGATACGGTGACCGTGACAATGACAGCGTCCCACGTCCCACAGGACGACCTGCGTCCAATGGAGGCAGCGTCGATGCAGAAAAAGACCAGTTTCAAAGTGAATTCCGACGAAAACCTGACTCAGACCAACCGACTGACGGCACACTGGGAGAACGGAAAAGACGATTCCTTCGAAAACGAGTTTTTCAGCACCGAAGATGAGGAGGGGGAGGAAGAGGAAGACGAGGACGACGAGGACGAGAAGGAGGAGGTGGAGCAGGAGGAGACTGAGGAAGAAGAAAACG AGAAAGTTTACACGAAAGAGAACAACAGTTTAGATGACGAAGTCCGGTTGGAAGGATCCTCAAATTTGTACGGCACCGGAGAATCCGTCGACGAGTTCCTGCCGGAAGAAACGAACCCAGCCGATCTCGAAGAACAGCACGGAATGACCGATTCCGATATGCTCCTGCGGCCGTCCGAAAGCCAGCAGAAAATCATCCAAGACAACCTCGAGAAAATCAACCAGTACCGAAACATAATCGCCCTTCAGCCATCCGAACTGCATCTGGTCACCGCCGAAGGCAAAAAATCGATGGTTTTCACCGAGGTCAGCAACGACTTGGACGAGAAACAGTATCTGGTCAAACCCGTTTTGGAGAAGGAAGAAAAGTCCGGATGTTGCGGCAAATTCGGCAACAAATGCAGACGACTCTTCAAgaagaacaaaaataaatcgtcaatttaa
- the LOC126264182 gene encoding uncharacterized protein LOC126264182 isoform X3, translated as MIKMCLFNFRKHAKLTKKSSIKTTKSAFENGPKKSKKLERDSKPSRPNETVQSNVEKKLCKRHENVSKLNSSGPLNLINLDTKCPVCQDILRLSKFNFEENSKENVKKDSIQVQLTSDFTTTVLKTGNNILSKNYIPKFELSTTDEKNAKAVYETKIAEISDLLNKHVDRLRDKSPIATSGGQRNSLKEDKFEEIAENKENLGKTLKKSENFIDKVDSTYLEKLQDIRKRYEETMRLLDEWAAKKKQAQNFFCVPNKSVEQMKQDVLNFERKANDEKIYQRQTSVTVNEETTMISNEESFEYIDDQIWEYLTQRYRNRDKNVVT; from the exons ATGATAAAGatgtgtttgtttaattttaggaaacatGCAAAACTAACGAAGAAGTCGTCGATTAAAACGACGAAATCGGCCTTTGAAAACGGACCGAAGAAATCGAAAAAGTTGGAGAGAGATTCAAAACCGAGCAGACCAAACGAAACTGTACAGAGCAATGTCGAAAAAAA ATTGTGTAAACGTCACGAGAACGTGTCGAAATTGAATTCGAGCGGTCCCTTAAATTTGATCAATTTGGACACAAAA TGTCCCGTGTGCCAAGACATTCTGAGGTTGAGCAAGTTCAATTTCGAGGAGAACTCGAAGGAGAACGTGAAAAAGGATTCGATTCAGGTACAGTTGACCAGTGACTTCACAACTACCGTCTTGAAAACCGGAAACAAC ATTTTGTCGAAAAATTACATACCAAAATTCGAATTGTCAACGACCGACGAAAAAAATGCAAAAGCTGTTTACGAAACAAAAATTGCAGAGATTTCCGACTTGTTGAACAAACACGTGGACAGACTGAGGGACAAATCTCCG ATCGCAACCAGTGGTGGTCAACGAAACTCGTTAAAAGAggataaatttgaagaaatagcAGAGAACAAGGAAAACTTGGGCAAAACTTTGAAGAAATCTGAAAACTTCATCGACAAAGTTGAT AGCACTTATTTGGAAAAACTGCAGGACATTCGGAAACGGTACGAGGAAACGATGCGACTCTTGGACGAGTGGGCTGCCAAAAAGAAACAGGCACAA AACTTTTTTTGCGTTCCGAACAAAAGCGTGGAACAAATGAAACAGGATGTTTtg AATTTCGAACGGAAAGCAAACGACGAGAAG ATTTATCAAAGACAAACATCGGTGACTGTGAACGAAGAAACGACC ATGATTTCGAACGAAGAAAGTTTTGAATATATCGACGATCAA ATTTGGGAATACTTGACTCAAAGATACAGAAACAGGGACAAAAATGtggtaacttaa
- the LOC126264201 gene encoding cytochrome c oxidase subunit 6C-like, whose product MAKDVVKSNKPQLRGLLQNQIKKNLALAVGMCFVAAVAQKIWINDERKKVYAEFYKNYDIEKAFNTIRNKGLFDSCQPDK is encoded by the exons atggcAAAGGACGTTGTTAAGTCAAACAAACCCCAACTAAGAGGATTGTTACAGAACCAGATCAAAAAGAATTTGGCTCTTGCTGTCGGCATGTGCTTTGTGGCTGCAGTAGCACAAAAAATCTGGATCAACGATGAACGAAAGAAAGTTTATGCCGAATTTTACAA GAATTACGATATTGAAAAGGCATTCAACACCATCAGAAACAAAGGATTGTTTGACTCCTGCCAGCcagacaaataa
- the LOC109601442 gene encoding probable serine/threonine-protein kinase kinX yields MSNLIPPLLNNSPPPLNNEDLEENEDFGEFDSYFSTPFDSPKKEENEVFDRAKSDEDEDILRLCELDGEDFLKGDDDKTLKINDDLMKNEQDLLKSGEKTFKFVGDLLKNEENSLKFDQNSTKIEEETSKFVGAFNMIKDDSLVQKEENTLNFPCEGVLTQIENDCVYHEEVVVKNEQISDINDDDNTLKGTNDFVNNDEEIKSVSCDLNKENLITSEHDMLKYQENFMRYEDFKNKVKEEKENSFTHLDDGVVIGSEELTEKLDGELGKNGDLYFKNEENTFKFVEESVKNEETPFKIDEFVENEEIAEKNGENCVKSEETFNFCEFNEETWTKGEEIDGDDDDDDDDDDDDDFDDFGEFETAQSFQTSTETYQSLDRNNISKSCEVILKEIFPEIEESLNIFVKKLEENDEIFDRLKDVTETEAVKFQWSKSRSQNLLFRSLNIDTRNILYGPTWNPWIQRASTFSSSTLQPLEPLKPQQNQSAAKSEENANLNVTEVPTVQFDWNSSGLINPLDSTKEEQRPEQELDFGIRIPLRETHIENRTEKPDNTVLDLLENRSEKQESIVTEMFESRPQNVQASSFTEVNVDRTVSEKVENRLEMFDVNVAYPEMNVFQSESQVSETTNVFDPFPAMNNLRKSTPPETRTFDSFAVTSCSTSSPEKLHPSVETTFVGANVCKNDDDDFDDFQTAFGTILKPEKVSKETVINWPNPGLSDEEIRRFESFTFKSANNEQQVQKEATGEGEKAKGKQEEEEEEESEWSDFVHFNPISCAEKDSREDSGKIDSTEDDEWSDFVSVVPELTFTGK; encoded by the exons ATGTCGAATTTGATTCCACCGCTGTTGAATAATTCACCACCACCTTTAAATAATGAGGATCTCGAGGAAAACGAAGATTTTGGCGAATTCGATTCGT ATTTTTCCACTCCTTTTGATTCGCCGAAAAAGGAAGAAAACGAAGTATTTGATCGCGCAAAAAGCGATGAAGATGAAGACATATTGAGGTTATGTGAACTTGACGGTGAAGATTTCCTGAAAGGTGACGACGACAAGACGTTAAAAATTAACGATGATTTGATGAAAAACGAACAAGACTTGTTAAAAAGTGgagaaaaaacatttaaatttgtcggtgatctgttaaaaaatgaagagaactctttaaaatttgatcaaaattCAACCAAAATAGAGGAAGAAACGTCCAAATTTGTTGGAGCTTTTAACATGATTAAAGATGATAGTTTAGTGCAGAAGGAAGAAAACACATTGAATTTTCCATGTGAAGGAGTGTTGacacaaattgaaaatgattGTGTGTATCACGAAGAGGTTGTggtaaaaaatgaacaaatttcgGACATTAACGACGACGACAACACGTTAAAAGGTACgaatgattttgtaaataatgatgaagaaattaaaagcGTCAGTTGTGATTTGAATAAGGAAAATTTGATAACAAGTGAACATGACATGTTAAAATATCAGGAAAATTTTATGAGATATGAAGATTTCAAGAATAAAGTAAAAGAAGAAAAGGAAAATTCGTTTACACATCTTGATGATGGGGTAGTAATAGGTAGTGAAGAacttactgaaaaattggatGGTGAATTAGGGAAAAATGGAgacttgtattttaaaaatgaagaaaacacGTTTAAGTTTGTCGAAGAGTCGGTCAAAAATGAGGAGACACCgtttaaaattgatgaattcGTAGAAAACGAAGAAATAGCTGAAAAAAACGGGGAGAATTGTGTAAAGAGCGAGgagacatttaatttttgcgaATTTAACGAGGAAACATGGACAAAAGGCGAAGAGATTGAtggtgatgatgatgatgatgatgatgatgatgatgatgatgatttcGACGATTTCGGTGAATTCGAAACCGCTCAGTCATTTCAAACTAGCACTGAAACGTACCAAAGTTTGGATCGAAACAACATTTCCAAGTCTTGTGAAGTCATTTTGAAAGAAATCTTCCCGGAAATTGAAGAATCTTTGAACATTTTCGTAAAAAAACTGGAAGAAAACGACGAAATATTCGACCGATTAAAAGACGTAACCGAAACTGAAGCGGTCAAGTTTCAGTGGAGCAAATCGCGAAGTCAAAATCTGTTGTTCCGATCTCTAAACATCGACACGAGAAACATT CTGTACGGACCAACTTGGAACCCTTGGATACAAAGAGCTTCAACCTTCAGCAGTTCCACGTTGCAACCATTGGAGCCTTTAAAACCGCAACAGAATCAAAGTGCGGCAAAGTCGGAAGAAAACgccaatttaaatgttactgAAGTGCCGACGGTACAATTCGATTGGAACAGCTCCGGATTAATAAATCCTTTAGATT cgACCAAAGAAGAACAACGACCCGAACAGGAATTGGACTTTGGCATCAGAATACCGTTGCGGGAAACGCACATAGAAAACCGTACAGAGAAGCCAGACAACACCGTTCTGGATTTGTTGGAGAACCGATCGGAGAAACAGGAAAGTATAGTTACGGAAATGTTCGAAAGTCGGCCGCAAAATGTTCAAGCAAGTTCCTTTACGGAAGTGAACGTTGACAGAACAGTGTCGGAAAAAGTAGAAAATCGGTTAGAAATGTTTGACGTTAACGTCGCGTATCCAGAAATGAATGTTTTCCAAAGCGAGTCGCAAGTGTCGGAAACGACAAACGTGTTTGATCCGTTTCCGGCAATGAACAACCTTCGTAAAAGCACACCGCCGGAAACGCGGACCTTTGATTCGTTCGCAGTTACGAGTTGTAGTACGAGCTCACCTGAAAAGCTTCATCCGTCCGTCGAAACGACGTTTGTCGGGGCGAACGTTTGTAAAAACGACGATGACGACTTTGACGATTTTCAAACCGCGTTCGGTACGATTTTGAAGCCGGAAAAAGTGAGTAAAGAAACCGTCATCAATTGGCCGAATCCCGGTTTATCCGACGAAGAAATTCGAAGATTCGAATCGTTCACTTTTAAATCGGCCAACAATGAACAACAAGTTCAGAAAGAAGCGACGGGGGAGGGAGAGAAGGCAAAGGGGAAgcaggaggaggaggaggaggaggagagTGAATGGTCAGATTTCGTGCACTTCAATCCAATTTCGTGTGCGGAGAAAGACAGTAGGGAGGACAGTGGGAAGATCGATTCGACGGAAGACGACGAATGGAGCGATTTCGTGTCTGTCGTGCCCGAACTGACTTTCACGGGAAAATGA
- the LOC126264182 gene encoding uncharacterized protein LOC126264182 isoform X2 → MSYQNSSKPPKFEPKRKHAKLTKKSSIKTTKSAFENGPKKSKKLERDSKPSRPNETVQSNVEKKLCKRHENVSKLNSSGPLNLINLDTKCPVCQDILRLSKFNFEENSKENVKKDSIQVQLTSDFTTTVLKTGNNILSKNYIPKFELSTTDEKNAKAVYETKIAEISDLLNKHVDRLRDKSPIATSGGQRNSLKEDKFEEIAENKENLGKTLKKSENFIDKVDSTYLEKLQDIRKRYEETMRLLDEWAAKKKQAQNFFCVPNKSVEQMKQDVLNFERKANDEKIYQRQTSVTVNEETTMISNEESFEYIDDQIWEYLTQRYRNRDKNVVT, encoded by the exons atgA GTTATCAAAATTCCAGTAAACCTCCCAAATTTGAACCCAAAAG gaaacatGCAAAACTAACGAAGAAGTCGTCGATTAAAACGACGAAATCGGCCTTTGAAAACGGACCGAAGAAATCGAAAAAGTTGGAGAGAGATTCAAAACCGAGCAGACCAAACGAAACTGTACAGAGCAATGTCGAAAAAAA ATTGTGTAAACGTCACGAGAACGTGTCGAAATTGAATTCGAGCGGTCCCTTAAATTTGATCAATTTGGACACAAAA TGTCCCGTGTGCCAAGACATTCTGAGGTTGAGCAAGTTCAATTTCGAGGAGAACTCGAAGGAGAACGTGAAAAAGGATTCGATTCAGGTACAGTTGACCAGTGACTTCACAACTACCGTCTTGAAAACCGGAAACAAC ATTTTGTCGAAAAATTACATACCAAAATTCGAATTGTCAACGACCGACGAAAAAAATGCAAAAGCTGTTTACGAAACAAAAATTGCAGAGATTTCCGACTTGTTGAACAAACACGTGGACAGACTGAGGGACAAATCTCCG ATCGCAACCAGTGGTGGTCAACGAAACTCGTTAAAAGAggataaatttgaagaaatagcAGAGAACAAGGAAAACTTGGGCAAAACTTTGAAGAAATCTGAAAACTTCATCGACAAAGTTGAT AGCACTTATTTGGAAAAACTGCAGGACATTCGGAAACGGTACGAGGAAACGATGCGACTCTTGGACGAGTGGGCTGCCAAAAAGAAACAGGCACAA AACTTTTTTTGCGTTCCGAACAAAAGCGTGGAACAAATGAAACAGGATGTTTtg AATTTCGAACGGAAAGCAAACGACGAGAAG ATTTATCAAAGACAAACATCGGTGACTGTGAACGAAGAAACGACC ATGATTTCGAACGAAGAAAGTTTTGAATATATCGACGATCAA ATTTGGGAATACTTGACTCAAAGATACAGAAACAGGGACAAAAATGtggtaacttaa
- the LOC126264174 gene encoding ras-interacting protein RIP3-like — translation MATVASNKPPAPPTGRRSAVAAAAAAAVVGQGAGAVGRDVRIDVDVPLEAALRLRRLCEEGALARLGVVGVRLDGASPPSVFTAPPHNHQRQSQPPPPVQQQQQQHHHHHHQHHHHQPQQQQQQQQQQQVQQFKSPNVICPPDNRLPPNHHHHLHQQQQQQQQQQHQQQLQQHQQTTSQAATASAVVATNKFPFASMNQIKHTNNNRIANETSTFLASRLNVVGGVGGGGGALKNNGVGEQRPDVIAKGVVVSQTQSQPQPPPPPPPPYPLTNCLSVKNCLRNNHVAKTMTTVENNVINVMNKTPPVTISSPLLVNLLQNDGDTANIVGITNGATKKTLLMNGFKCPTTTNTTTSSNNNGEVPPPPYPFSQQTQAQPQPQAPLLDLIPQLTDLKSDDLDKILDLEMDDGNEPAGREREQDHEQATSEASDNRVMLINPLTGLLEPRTVSPPLSPPDDIFSDLPSPIETNLSDDETSSSLLHQDSLLLSAGSNGADCVGKDEDTTINKGGKLKLKLKLDKVVEELRVPPLHISLRGRNSAVIRPKGKRVRKKGGDETNAKRRRKSLQKEASSEANQITSNTTVSTTTTTTTARSNNTSNSSSANSNNNSFPSAADQQHQQQQQQHQQQQQQQPSLLTLNKDKQEDELKDLQVVVGSTNRGTIPNLPPTPKARKEKLDKAVNKPLLKEIKETGKEIKEHVVLPVLPTSGDLDMAAKFKQKLLEGEEQKGPVTNSTNREQKEEDKQQQQQQQQHQADDSGIESMDALSEKSPPNRKVPELLDIEAELAKMEGLHQSEIKEGTNEVTISSSVSVDVDNKQHHHHGQEEQKQEEKKLVSKKSLLEQLLIEIPEDKPTLNAGSNSNSNSPATRSQTRTRPRLEMTSSTTTTTTTATATTTAATTTTTTTTTTSQKTKRKRTNEQSGEKKQKRDSDSDSDEPLIEKLRKGSGGGGGGGGGGGGNVGGSGNKLKKGNAVKKVVRRSVRAGGNSSEGRKTRSKVTEDGVAPVKRKTQK, via the exons ATGGCAACGGTGGCGTCTAACAAGCCGCCGGCGCCGCCGACCGGACGTCGGTCGGCCGTCGCCGCAGCCGCAGCCGCAGCCGTCGTCGGGCAAGGGGCGGGCGCCGTCGGTCGCGACGTCCGGATCGACGTAGATGTGCCACTCGAGGCGGCCCTTCGACTCAGACGACTCTGTGAGGAAGGCGCCCTGGCGAGACTCGGAGTGGTCGGAGTACGCCTCGACGGAG CATCGCCCCCGTCAGTCTTTACTGCGCCGCCTCACAACCATCAACGTCAATCTCAGCCGCCGCCGCCGGTccaacagcagcagcagcagcaccaccaccaccaccaccaacaccaccaccaccaaccacagcagcagcagcaacagcagcagcagcagcaggtGCAACAGTTCAAATCCCCGAACGTGATCTGTCCGCCGGACAACCGTCTGCCCCCCAATCATCACCACCACCTGCaccagcagcagcagcagcagcaacagcAACAGCACCAACAGCAGTTGCAACAGCATCAGCAGACGACGTCGCAGGCGGCAACCGCGAGTGCCGTCGTTGCCACCAACAAGTTCCCGTTCGCGAGCATGAACCAGATCAAACACACCAACAACAATCGCATCGCGAACGAAACGAGCACGTTTCTCGCGTCCCGACTGAACGTCGTCGGCGGtgtcggcggcggcggcggcgctTTGAAAAACAACGGAGTGGGCGAGCAGAGGCCCGATGTGATCGCCAAGGGTGTGGTGGTGTCGCAAACGCAGTCGCAGCCGCAACCTCCGCCGCCCCCTCCTCCGCCTTATCCCCTGACGAACTGTCTCAGTGTAAAAAACTGTTTGAGAAACAATCACGTTGCGAAAACGATGACGACGGTCGAGAATAACGTGATAAACGTAATGAATAAAACACCTCCGGTCACGATCTCGAGTCCGCTGTTGGTGAACCTGTTGCAGAACGACGGCGACACCGCCAACATTGTGGGAATCACGAACGGCGCGACGAAGAAAACTCTGTTGATGAACGGCTTCAAGTGTCCCACCACCACAAACACCACCACCTCCTCCAACAACAACGGCGAGGTTCCGCCGCCTCCGTATCCTTTCTCGCAGCAGACGCAGGCGCAGCCGCAGCCGCAGGCGCCGCTCCTCGATCTGATTCCGCAACTGACCGACCTGAAGTCGGACGATCTGGACAAGATTCTGGACTTGGAAATGGACGACGGCAACGAACCGGCGGGCCGGGAACGAGAACAGGACCATGAACAAGCGACGAGCGAAGCGAGCGACAACCGCGTCATGCTGATCAATCCGTTGACCGGCTTGCTGGAGCCTCGCACTGTGTCGCCGCCTCTTTCGCCGCCCGACGACATCTTCTCCGACCTTCCGTCGCCGATCGAGACGAACCTGAGCGACGACGAAACGTCCTCGTCGCTGCTGCACCAAGACTCTCTGCTTCTGTCCGCCGGTTCCAACGGTGCCGACTGTGTGGGAAAGGACGAAGACACGACGATCAACAAGGGAGGCAAACTGAAACTGAAGCTGAAACTGGACAAAGTGGTGGAGGAGCTGCGGGTGCCGCCGCTGCACATCAGTCTGCGCGGCAGGAATTCGGCGGTGATCCGGCCGAAAGGAAAGCGGGTCAGAAAGAAGGGTGGCGACGAGACGAACGCGAAACGCCGCAGGAAGAGTTTGCAGAAG gAGGCGTCAAGCGAAGCGAACCAAATCACCAGCAATACCACCGTCagcaccaccaccaccaccaccaccgccCGTAGCAACAACACCAGCAACAGCAGTAGCGCcaacagcaacaacaacagttTTCCGAGCGCAGCGGACCAACAACACCAacaacagcagcagcagcaccagcagcaacaacagcaacaaccGTCGCTGTTAACGTTGAACAAGGACAAGCAAGAAGACGAACTGAAGGATCTTCAGGTGGTCGTCGGGTCCACGAATCGAGGTACAATTCCGAATTTACCACCGACACCGAAAGCACGCAAAGAGAAACTCGATAAGGCCGTCAACAAGCCGTTACTGAAAGAGATTAAAGAAACCGGCAAGGAAATTAAGGAGCACGTCGTGCTTCCCGTTCTACCGACATCCGGCGATTTGGATATGGCCGCCAAGTTCAAACAGAAGCTGTTGGAAGGAGAGGAACAAAAAGGGCCCGTCACGAATAGCACGAATCGGGAACAGAAGGAAGAGGAcaagcagcagcagcagcagcaacagcAACACCAAGCCGATGATAGTGGGATCGAATCGATGGACGCGTTGAGCGAAAAGTCACCGCCCAATCGGAAG GTGCCGGAATTGTTAGATATCGAAGCGGAACTGGCGAAGATGGAGGGCTTGCACCAGTCGGAAATTAAGGAAGGAACGAACGAAGTCACCATTAGTTCGAGTGTCTCGGTCGACGTTGACAACAAGCAGCACCACCATCATGGGCAAGAGGAGCAGAAGCAGGAGGAAAAGAAACTGGTCAGCAAAAAGAGTCTGCTGGAGCAGCTATTGATAGAAATTCCCGAAGATAAGCCAACGCTGAACGCCGGAAGCAACAGCAACAGTAACAGTCCGGCGACGCGATCGCAAACGCGGACGCGGCCCCGCCTCGAAATGACGTCGTCCACGACGACAACGACGACGACGGCGACGGCAACTACAACGGcggcgacgacgacgacgacgacgacgacgacgacgagtCAAAAGACGAAACGGAAACGCACGAACGAACAGAGCGGAGAGAAAAAACAGAAACGGGACTCGGACTCTGATTCGGACGAACCGCTGATAGAGAAACTGAGAAAAGggagcggcggcggcggcggcggaggCGGAGGAGGCGGTGGCAACGTAGGTGGCAGCGGGAACAAGCTGAAAAAAGGAAACGCAGTGAAGAAGGTGGTGAGACGAAGCGTCAGGGCGGGTGGCAACAGTTCGGAGGGTCGCAAAACGAGGAGTAAAG TGACGGAAGATGGAGTTGCGCCGGTGAAGCGCAAGACGCAAAAGTGA
- the LOC126264182 gene encoding uncharacterized protein LOC126264182 isoform X1 — translation MSYQNSSKPPKFEPKRSQIRKQNETTKHAKLTKKSSIKTTKSAFENGPKKSKKLERDSKPSRPNETVQSNVEKKLCKRHENVSKLNSSGPLNLINLDTKCPVCQDILRLSKFNFEENSKENVKKDSIQVQLTSDFTTTVLKTGNNILSKNYIPKFELSTTDEKNAKAVYETKIAEISDLLNKHVDRLRDKSPIATSGGQRNSLKEDKFEEIAENKENLGKTLKKSENFIDKVDSTYLEKLQDIRKRYEETMRLLDEWAAKKKQAQNFFCVPNKSVEQMKQDVLNFERKANDEKIYQRQTSVTVNEETTMISNEESFEYIDDQIWEYLTQRYRNRDKNVVT, via the exons atgA GTTATCAAAATTCCAGTAAACCTCCCAAATTTGAACCCAAAAG ATCACAGATAAGAAAACAAAACGAGACGAC gaaacatGCAAAACTAACGAAGAAGTCGTCGATTAAAACGACGAAATCGGCCTTTGAAAACGGACCGAAGAAATCGAAAAAGTTGGAGAGAGATTCAAAACCGAGCAGACCAAACGAAACTGTACAGAGCAATGTCGAAAAAAA ATTGTGTAAACGTCACGAGAACGTGTCGAAATTGAATTCGAGCGGTCCCTTAAATTTGATCAATTTGGACACAAAA TGTCCCGTGTGCCAAGACATTCTGAGGTTGAGCAAGTTCAATTTCGAGGAGAACTCGAAGGAGAACGTGAAAAAGGATTCGATTCAGGTACAGTTGACCAGTGACTTCACAACTACCGTCTTGAAAACCGGAAACAAC ATTTTGTCGAAAAATTACATACCAAAATTCGAATTGTCAACGACCGACGAAAAAAATGCAAAAGCTGTTTACGAAACAAAAATTGCAGAGATTTCCGACTTGTTGAACAAACACGTGGACAGACTGAGGGACAAATCTCCG ATCGCAACCAGTGGTGGTCAACGAAACTCGTTAAAAGAggataaatttgaagaaatagcAGAGAACAAGGAAAACTTGGGCAAAACTTTGAAGAAATCTGAAAACTTCATCGACAAAGTTGAT AGCACTTATTTGGAAAAACTGCAGGACATTCGGAAACGGTACGAGGAAACGATGCGACTCTTGGACGAGTGGGCTGCCAAAAAGAAACAGGCACAA AACTTTTTTTGCGTTCCGAACAAAAGCGTGGAACAAATGAAACAGGATGTTTtg AATTTCGAACGGAAAGCAAACGACGAGAAG ATTTATCAAAGACAAACATCGGTGACTGTGAACGAAGAAACGACC ATGATTTCGAACGAAGAAAGTTTTGAATATATCGACGATCAA ATTTGGGAATACTTGACTCAAAGATACAGAAACAGGGACAAAAATGtggtaacttaa